A genomic window from Candidatus Nitrosoglobus terrae includes:
- the cas5e gene encoding type I-E CRISPR-associated protein Cas5/CasD codes for MSDPYLLLWLEAPLQAWGHDSKFGHRDSLHFPTKSGVLGLICCALGIGGEQRDWLAAWVDLDMQLVAYVPRDAQDRQPLLRDFHMVGSGYDDQDPWQTLLIPKKSDGGKAVGGGTKMTYRYYLQDMAYAVALQVPAARVTDIIAALQAPVWDLYLGRKNCVPSEFIYRGEFMTGGEALAAGQKLAEEKKRTAVLQVRQGEHEGDEVLTLNDVPLQFGEHKKYRDRRVTVQRLA; via the coding sequence ATGAGCGATCCTTATCTTTTATTATGGCTAGAGGCTCCTTTACAGGCTTGGGGGCATGACTCCAAGTTTGGCCACCGTGATAGCTTACATTTCCCCACCAAATCGGGGGTGTTGGGTTTGATCTGCTGTGCATTAGGTATCGGGGGAGAGCAGCGGGATTGGTTGGCGGCTTGGGTCGATTTGGATATGCAGTTAGTGGCTTATGTACCGCGGGATGCTCAGGACCGCCAGCCCTTGCTGCGGGATTTTCATATGGTGGGGAGTGGCTATGACGATCAAGATCCGTGGCAAACGCTACTGATCCCGAAAAAAAGTGATGGCGGCAAAGCAGTTGGCGGAGGGACTAAGATGACTTACCGCTACTATTTGCAAGATATGGCCTATGCAGTAGCCTTACAAGTACCTGCCGCTAGGGTGACAGACATTATAGCCGCTTTACAGGCACCGGTATGGGATTTGTATCTAGGCCGTAAAAATTGCGTACCCAGTGAGTTTATTTATCGAGGCGAATTTATGACCGGAGGTGAGGCCCTGGCCGCCGGCCAAAAATTAGCTGAGGAAAAGAAACGTACGGCTGTATTGCAAGTACGACAAGGGGAGCATGAGGGCGACGAAGTACTGACCTTAAACGATGTTCCGTTACAGTTTGGCGAGCATAAAAAATACCGTGACCGACGGGTGACGGTACAGCGGCTAGCGTAG
- the cas7e gene encoding type I-E CRISPR-associated protein Cas7/Cse4/CasC, producing the protein MTNIYTNTRIEFHILQSFPVTCLNRDDVGAPKTAVVGGVTRARVSSQCWKRQVRLAMPDFGIKLATRTKQAERIFTKACQAAGAEESLAQACGKKLADLIIDDTLLFISDTEATAFAEYAKENGFDVSKFKDKEVAKVAKKTINPAVDALDIALFGRMVAKTADMNVEAAASFAHAISTHKVSNEVEFFTALDDLAEKPCSAHMGSLEFNSATYYRYVSLDLGQLAQTLGTEDLKKAITAFTQALFVAVPSARQTTQSGASPWEFARVLVRKGQRLQIPFEKPVKAKGEGYLQPSIEALKDYLDKKEKLSGSLFGQLGAYEFGEDENFSIDDLITKLQNHVQ; encoded by the coding sequence ATGACTAACATCTACACAAATACCCGTATTGAATTTCATATCCTCCAATCCTTCCCCGTTACTTGTCTGAATCGGGATGACGTGGGGGCACCCAAGACTGCTGTAGTGGGGGGAGTCACTCGTGCCCGTGTTAGCTCCCAGTGCTGGAAGCGCCAGGTGCGGCTGGCGATGCCAGATTTTGGTATCAAGCTAGCAACCCGTACCAAACAGGCAGAAAGAATTTTTACTAAAGCCTGCCAAGCTGCCGGAGCTGAAGAAAGCTTGGCTCAAGCCTGTGGCAAAAAACTGGCAGATCTGATTATCGATGATACTTTGCTATTTATCAGCGACACCGAAGCTACCGCTTTTGCTGAGTACGCCAAAGAAAATGGCTTTGATGTCAGTAAATTCAAAGATAAGGAAGTAGCTAAGGTTGCTAAAAAAACAATCAATCCAGCGGTGGATGCGCTGGATATTGCCCTATTTGGTCGCATGGTGGCTAAGACAGCAGACATGAACGTGGAGGCCGCCGCGTCTTTTGCCCATGCTATTTCTACCCACAAGGTGAGTAATGAGGTGGAGTTTTTTACTGCGCTGGATGATCTAGCGGAAAAACCCTGTTCCGCCCACATGGGGAGCTTGGAATTTAATAGCGCTACCTATTACCGCTACGTCAGCTTAGATTTAGGCCAGCTTGCCCAAACGTTGGGGACAGAAGACCTGAAAAAAGCCATTACTGCTTTTACCCAAGCCCTATTTGTGGCGGTGCCCAGTGCCCGCCAAACCACCCAATCCGGTGCCAGCCCGTGGGAGTTTGCTCGGGTATTGGTGCGCAAAGGCCAGCGCTTACAAATACCCTTTGAAAAACCCGTTAAAGCTAAAGGTGAGGGCTACTTGCAACCTAGCATTGAGGCGCTGAAAGACTACCTCGATAAAAAAGAAAAACTCAGCGGCTCATTGTTTGGCCAGCTAGGGGCGTATGAGTTTGGTGAAGATGAAAATTTCAGCATCGATGATCTGATTACCAAGCTGCAAAATCATGTGCAGTGA
- the cas6e gene encoding type I-E CRISPR-associated protein Cas6/Cse3/CasE, translating into MNLTASVLQLDRAAIKALRITDPYSLHRVVYSLYEDRRSSAEKQGSQASGILYADQGGDFQGRKILLLANRVPAEQAVNEDGQAYGEVNSRPIPDNFLTHGRYRFKVIINPTRRDNASRKLMPVKSRDAVAQWFLERAAASWGFTASAEHLQIDRLEVLQFKDKAQRPVTLAQAHIQGQLAVTNREQFCHNFTNGIGRGRAFGCGLLQIVPLIDNPFN; encoded by the coding sequence ATGAATCTGACCGCTAGCGTGTTACAGCTTGATCGTGCTGCTATCAAGGCGTTGCGCATCACCGATCCTTATTCCCTGCATCGGGTGGTGTATAGCTTATACGAAGATAGGCGTAGCAGCGCTGAGAAACAGGGTAGCCAAGCCAGCGGCATTTTATACGCTGACCAAGGGGGTGATTTTCAGGGACGTAAGATTTTGCTACTGGCTAATCGTGTGCCTGCCGAGCAGGCTGTAAATGAGGACGGCCAAGCCTATGGTGAGGTGAATAGCCGTCCCATTCCAGATAATTTTCTTACCCACGGGCGCTATCGCTTCAAGGTGATTATCAATCCCACCCGACGCGATAACGCTAGCCGTAAGTTGATGCCAGTGAAGAGTCGCGACGCGGTAGCCCAGTGGTTTTTAGAGCGGGCTGCTGCCAGCTGGGGTTTTACCGCTTCTGCTGAGCACCTGCAAATAGACCGGCTAGAAGTGTTGCAGTTTAAAGACAAAGCCCAGCGTCCGGTGACGTTAGCCCAAGCCCATATCCAAGGCCAGCTTGCTGTAACCAACCGTGAGCAATTTTGCCACAACTTTACCAACGGCATTGGCCGAGGCCGCGCCTTTGGCTGCGGTCTACTACAGATTGTGCCGCTGATTGATAACCCATTTAACTAA
- the casB gene encoding type I-E CRISPR-associated protein Cse2/CasB, with protein METVASDRPASREENFVSYLLTRIQQDKGLAARLRRADNPATEYQSWEFLAGFGVDLEQEYQRLPFITVAAALAKARAERNGNFRLGQAIAACYTDDNQSDQAKAKLRRVLACDGLPELCRILRPVLTLIESRVTQPLDYVRLLRQLQYFAPHGQQIKAQWAQEFYGRQTEADAPAEGAP; from the coding sequence GTGGAAACTGTAGCATCCGATCGCCCGGCCAGTCGGGAAGAAAATTTCGTGAGCTACCTGCTGACCCGTATCCAGCAGGATAAAGGGTTGGCCGCGCGCTTACGCAGAGCTGATAATCCGGCCACTGAATATCAGAGCTGGGAGTTTTTGGCTGGGTTTGGGGTTGATCTAGAGCAGGAGTATCAGCGTCTACCCTTTATCACTGTAGCGGCTGCCCTAGCGAAAGCTAGGGCTGAGCGTAACGGCAATTTCAGGCTGGGCCAAGCCATCGCTGCTTGTTACACCGATGACAACCAAAGCGATCAGGCCAAGGCCAAATTGCGTCGCGTACTGGCCTGCGATGGCCTACCTGAATTGTGCCGTATTTTGCGCCCAGTGCTAACCCTAATTGAAAGCCGCGTGACCCAACCCTTAGATTACGTTCGTTTATTGCGGCAGTTGCAGTATTTTGCCCCTCATGGGCAACAAATCAAAGCGCAATGGGCGCAAGAGTTCTATGGTCGCCAAACTGAGGCTGATGCTCCAGCTGAGGGGGCCCCATGA
- the casA gene encoding type I-E CRISPR-associated protein Cse1/CasA: MENQFNLIDEPWLPVADRGRVSLRQIFSNSEYRALGGNPVQKIALMKLLLAIAQAACTPKDEQEWKALEAAGLAQHCLAYLDKWYDRFYLYGEKPFLQMSAIEKLIADRTEKKLATAKTLSKKTEAIQSGSAKRFGAGFYPDLPSENNTQLSQTLFHRTLSDAEKAIFLVTLMNFSFGGKRIEFDLTSLAGDVLKSGYTAYAGPSLGSWNGQLHCFPLVDSILESLWFNLMTGENFQKLNPWPSGVGIPLWERMPETEKDTIAEAYKTSYQAGLVALSRFVLLKDEGVFYLDGIQYPKVKEGWTEPSLLINKSGKEIKTKYADPEKRPWRELEAILAVNVFSSSTGFECIALKVGINRIVESNHKIFSIWCGGIKVSSNSGDQSVKQGDDFVESQVWLHSSMLGESWFAQLQAEMSALDISAKTLYGCVMAYFKEQLVDGSKLAAQATQLFWQLCERDFQTLLDSCNQDEKNQHQRHKLRLRFASYVRQAYNRFCPNETARQLDAWAKRRPNLSQYLK, encoded by the coding sequence ATGGAAAATCAATTTAACCTGATTGATGAGCCTTGGCTGCCCGTAGCCGATAGGGGGCGGGTGAGTTTACGGCAGATATTCAGCAATTCTGAATACCGAGCCTTGGGCGGTAATCCGGTACAAAAAATTGCCTTAATGAAATTACTATTAGCTATTGCTCAAGCTGCTTGTACCCCCAAGGATGAACAAGAATGGAAGGCACTGGAGGCAGCGGGCTTGGCTCAACACTGCCTAGCCTATCTGGATAAGTGGTATGACCGATTTTATCTGTACGGGGAAAAACCGTTTTTGCAGATGTCGGCCATAGAAAAACTGATTGCTGATAGGACGGAAAAAAAGCTAGCTACGGCTAAAACACTAAGTAAAAAAACAGAAGCCATACAGTCTGGAAGTGCCAAGAGATTTGGTGCGGGCTTTTATCCAGATTTACCAAGCGAAAATAATACCCAGCTATCACAAACGCTTTTTCATAGAACCTTATCTGATGCAGAGAAGGCTATTTTCTTGGTTACATTAATGAATTTTTCTTTTGGCGGAAAACGTATTGAGTTCGATTTGACCTCCCTTGCTGGAGATGTTTTGAAGAGTGGTTACACCGCCTATGCTGGGCCTAGTCTTGGCAGTTGGAATGGCCAGCTGCATTGTTTCCCCCTGGTTGACTCAATACTTGAAAGTCTTTGGTTTAATTTAATGACAGGGGAGAATTTTCAAAAATTAAATCCTTGGCCTAGTGGTGTGGGTATACCCCTTTGGGAAAGGATGCCTGAAACAGAAAAAGACACTATCGCAGAAGCATATAAAACCAGCTATCAAGCTGGGTTAGTGGCTTTATCGCGTTTTGTGTTGCTGAAAGATGAGGGTGTTTTTTATCTGGATGGTATTCAATACCCAAAAGTTAAAGAGGGCTGGACTGAGCCAAGCCTGTTGATTAATAAGTCAGGAAAAGAAATAAAAACTAAGTACGCCGATCCTGAGAAAAGACCGTGGAGAGAGTTGGAAGCAATACTAGCTGTTAACGTATTTTCTTCCTCTACTGGTTTTGAGTGTATAGCTCTGAAAGTTGGTATTAATCGTATTGTTGAGAGTAATCATAAAATTTTTTCTATTTGGTGCGGCGGGATAAAAGTTTCTTCTAATTCTGGCGATCAATCTGTTAAGCAGGGTGATGATTTCGTTGAATCTCAAGTTTGGCTACATAGCAGCATGTTAGGTGAGTCTTGGTTTGCTCAGCTTCAAGCCGAAATGAGCGCGCTTGATATCAGCGCTAAAACGCTATATGGCTGCGTCATGGCTTACTTTAAAGAACAGTTGGTCGATGGCAGTAAGCTTGCCGCCCAAGCCACTCAACTGTTTTGGCAACTGTGCGAGCGTGATTTTCAAACCTTGCTCGATAGCTGTAATCAGGATGAGAAAAACCAACACCAGCGTCACAAACTGCGCTTGCGTTTTGCCAGTTACGTGCGCCAAGCCTATAACCGCTTTTGCCCCAACGAAACCGCTCGGCAGTTGGACGCTTGGGCTAAGCGCCGTCCCAATTTAAGTCAATATTTAAAGTAA
- a CDS encoding CRISPR-associated helicase/endonuclease Cas3, translating to MRKPPSSGNKNNIPVIPFINCPAKTFKDAAGNIQLGRSVPEHCQIVGKVARVLLERYPDQLRHQLFPDDAPFAAACHDIGKVSPTFFEKLRRACTIGIEHFSALSINPDLEKQWGGHAGVSQAAAKALNAPQWVPEILGQHHGFSPQLSGKRADAEVFGGLPWQLERKALVEDLKQHLGMDWPRINSTAQARLVAGLTSVADWVGSGQHFEDPKQPWQENIKRAVDEAGFVLPTYQKNLSFEQVFDFTPPPRPAQQQLIDVVRSGSGVYVLEAPMGLGKTEAALYAAYQILQSEQAMGIYFALPTQLTSNKMYQRFNCFLERILAPDCPHRRALLLHSKAWLQEMEMGEEGKPGGAWFSQAKRGLLAPFAVGTIDQALMAAMNVKHGFVRAFGLAGKVVILDEVHTYDAYTGTLLNALVELLRNLHCTVIILSATLNQERRSELLQMPLHSQAYPLITAVRAAEAVRELAVAPPPDTHIEIILLQDEAKAIQEALDRASQGQQVLWIENTVKEAQQRYLDLAARAQELGLACGLLHSRFTAADRQKIENHWVDLFGKPGWEHRVKQGRILIGTQVLEQSLDIDADFMVSRFAPTDMLLQRLGRLWRHTDTPRPAGARCEAWLLAPDLHGAIENPVHAFGASAHVYAPYVLCRSLEVWQPVQQLALPSDIRGLIEATYANRCEEGAMARWLYELEHGSKGYGHQRMGRQALRQLARIGLAEDGKTLPEAKAQTRYSESDSYEVLLLRDLYYDKDHHVTRLTLLDGQTLELPTQYHRLNKSAWKTLTATLMQQVVPVRAAEAPLPPPARDQLQKLGFGHCFYLGDPNWAEDESLLRVALVDSDRLQGLYGAPVHERYYLEYRNDLGYQVLTKDKD from the coding sequence ATGCGAAAGCCACCAAGCTCAGGGAATAAAAACAATATTCCCGTCATTCCATTCATCAACTGCCCTGCAAAAACATTTAAGGATGCAGCGGGGAATATCCAGCTTGGCCGTAGCGTGCCCGAGCACTGTCAAATCGTAGGCAAGGTAGCCCGTGTGTTGCTTGAGCGCTATCCGGATCAGTTGCGCCATCAGCTATTTCCAGACGATGCCCCCTTTGCCGCCGCCTGTCACGATATCGGCAAGGTTAGTCCTACTTTTTTTGAAAAACTTCGCCGTGCCTGCACTATTGGTATTGAGCATTTTTCAGCTTTATCGATTAATCCTGATCTTGAAAAGCAATGGGGTGGACACGCTGGCGTGAGTCAAGCAGCGGCTAAAGCGCTGAATGCCCCCCAATGGGTGCCTGAAATTTTGGGGCAGCATCATGGATTTTCTCCTCAATTGAGTGGTAAACGGGCGGATGCAGAGGTGTTTGGCGGCCTACCTTGGCAGCTAGAGCGTAAGGCTTTAGTAGAAGACCTAAAACAGCACCTTGGGATGGATTGGCCCCGAATAAACTCAACTGCTCAGGCGCGTTTAGTGGCCGGTCTTACCAGTGTGGCCGACTGGGTGGGTTCGGGGCAGCATTTTGAAGATCCAAAACAGCCTTGGCAGGAGAATATCAAGCGTGCTGTAGATGAGGCCGGTTTTGTACTACCCACTTATCAGAAAAACCTGAGCTTTGAGCAGGTGTTTGATTTTACCCCGCCCCCGCGCCCAGCCCAGCAACAATTGATCGACGTTGTAAGAAGCGGCTCAGGGGTGTATGTGTTGGAAGCGCCTATGGGGCTGGGGAAGACCGAAGCAGCCCTCTATGCTGCCTACCAGATACTGCAATCCGAGCAGGCGATGGGAATATATTTCGCCCTGCCTACCCAGCTCACTTCTAACAAGATGTATCAACGTTTCAATTGCTTTCTAGAGCGCATCCTTGCCCCCGATTGCCCGCACCGTCGCGCTTTGTTGCTCCATAGCAAGGCATGGTTACAGGAAATGGAGATGGGTGAAGAAGGGAAACCCGGCGGCGCGTGGTTTAGTCAAGCTAAACGTGGGCTATTGGCACCCTTTGCCGTGGGCACTATTGATCAAGCCTTAATGGCCGCCATGAATGTTAAACATGGTTTTGTGCGCGCTTTTGGTTTGGCGGGCAAGGTGGTGATTCTCGATGAAGTGCATACCTATGATGCCTATACGGGCACCTTGCTAAATGCGCTGGTAGAGCTTTTGCGTAACCTGCATTGTACGGTCATTATTCTAAGCGCCACCCTCAATCAGGAGCGGCGCAGTGAATTGCTACAAATGCCACTGCATAGCCAAGCCTATCCTCTGATTACCGCCGTCCGCGCAGCGGAAGCAGTGCGGGAACTGGCCGTTGCGCCTCCGCCTGATACGCACATAGAAATTATATTGCTACAGGACGAAGCTAAGGCAATACAAGAGGCGCTAGATCGTGCTAGCCAAGGCCAGCAAGTACTATGGATTGAAAATACCGTCAAAGAGGCTCAGCAACGCTACCTTGATTTAGCGGCTCGTGCTCAGGAATTGGGACTAGCTTGCGGCCTGCTCCATTCACGCTTTACTGCTGCCGATCGGCAAAAAATTGAAAATCATTGGGTGGATTTATTCGGTAAACCCGGTTGGGAGCACCGGGTTAAGCAAGGACGGATTCTAATCGGCACTCAAGTACTAGAGCAGTCGCTGGATATCGATGCCGATTTTATGGTGAGTCGTTTTGCCCCTACAGATATGTTATTGCAGCGACTAGGTCGATTGTGGCGCCACACCGATACTCCCCGTCCAGCGGGAGCACGTTGTGAAGCTTGGCTATTAGCCCCGGATTTACATGGTGCTATTGAAAATCCCGTTCATGCTTTTGGTGCCAGTGCGCATGTTTATGCCCCTTATGTGCTATGCCGTAGCTTGGAGGTATGGCAGCCCGTTCAACAGCTTGCCTTACCCAGCGATATTCGGGGTCTGATTGAAGCCACTTACGCCAATAGATGTGAAGAGGGCGCTATGGCTCGTTGGCTGTATGAGCTGGAACATGGCAGCAAAGGGTATGGCCATCAGCGTATGGGTCGACAAGCTCTACGGCAATTGGCGCGTATCGGCTTGGCCGAAGATGGCAAAACGTTACCAGAAGCCAAAGCCCAAACCCGTTATAGCGAAAGCGATAGCTATGAAGTGCTACTGCTACGGGATTTGTATTACGACAAAGACCACCACGTTACCCGTTTGACCTTGCTAGATGGCCAAACCCTTGAATTACCTACGCAGTACCATCGCTTAAATAAATCTGCATGGAAAACCCTGACAGCAACACTCATGCAGCAGGTCGTGCCGGTACGCGCCGCTGAGGCACCTTTGCCCCCCCCCGCACGGGATCAGCTACAGAAACTTGGATTTGGCCATTGTTTCTATTTGGGTGATCCCAATTGGGCAGAGGACGAGAGTCTCTTACGCGTAGCGTTAGTGGATTCGGATCGGCTTCAAGGTTTATATGGTGCCCCTGTGCATGAACGCTACTATTTGGAATACCGCAATGACTTGGGCTACCAAGTTTTAACAAAAGATAAGGACTGA
- a CDS encoding bifunctional diguanylate cyclase/phosphodiesterase has protein sequence MQDTEQAPLLRFLSLKWKAALVFSLILIAIIVSLGGMAYVSLLHQFTVQREQAYLDYQRQIQGIMEHSYSHMEKLADIMPLIYEKGSEDNSLLGRIQAISIQHKNLLQTSWGLKIVGLYSTNNELLGTWEPQMDTSQVSEWVYAANETEQPVTGLDCKNTCIQYIAVPLLDEDDGGVLLLSCSLADIATTFHKISGSDISIIADDEISPENEAKSYPLLPEWGVRVEVFTHVNRNLRLLQAVARHHALATIDTQSVWQSYRGREYEIQLMAIKTGSDEGLLRLAIISDLTDKLAAIQVEAQKIFLGGFIGLVISEALLLILLEIAIVRLRRVAVSLPYLADHNFEATRENLESPARQPWWQDEISVLDNATFTLSYQLEILQTEIQERTLRLAERSNDLIRERDFVTGLLNTAPVIILTQNAAGQVTMLNRQGLMITGYNIDEIMGRPFNNLLAGNKNLPRIIQELEELRVGYRDHLRVDMVLRSRNGEQRIISWLHSRLTARSPYDGVLLSVGHDVTERKQAEQKLTWLADHDPLTELFNRRRFQHEFEQILIDSQHHQRNGSLLYFDLDQFKYINDTYGHQSGDLLLKAVADKLRQVIRANDIVARLGGDEFAVVIAECDTQGAIQTAKRVCTQLGELEFPILGHSHSISASIGITLFPLHGATAPELMANADLAMYQAKDAGRGGWHLFSIDEKARDQMRKQVYWKEQIEQALREDRFLLYFQPILEIKTNTIHHYEVLLRMRDSEGKIIISPDKFIPVAEKSGLIHAIDHLVLRKAITKISQLPQEHKLTFSINLSGRVVDDPNLLPILEGLLNTTNIDPSLLIFEITETAAVANLVAAENFIRKIKAYGCYFAMDDFGMGFSSFFYLKHLPVDYIKIDGTFVRQLVENPQDRVLIKALSDIAKGLGKKSVAEFVESAEILALLREYGVDYAQGYYVGRPDIYIAETHKFSRGNKLVWCSDDLRWARADNTALISSSPLNDEDSCGEQA, from the coding sequence ATGCAAGATACTGAACAAGCTCCCCTCCTACGTTTTTTAAGCCTTAAATGGAAAGCGGCCTTAGTCTTTAGCTTAATTCTAATTGCTATCATTGTTTCTTTAGGCGGGATGGCCTACGTAAGCTTGTTACATCAGTTTACAGTGCAGCGTGAGCAAGCTTATTTGGATTATCAGCGGCAGATACAAGGGATTATGGAGCATTCATATTCCCATATGGAGAAGCTCGCCGATATTATGCCTCTAATATATGAGAAGGGTAGTGAAGATAATTCTTTACTTGGCCGTATTCAGGCGATCTCTATCCAGCATAAGAATCTGCTACAGACATCGTGGGGACTTAAGATAGTAGGCTTATATTCTACAAATAATGAATTATTGGGTACTTGGGAACCTCAAATGGATACTTCTCAAGTATCAGAATGGGTATATGCAGCTAATGAAACAGAACAACCTGTTACCGGATTAGATTGCAAGAATACCTGTATTCAATATATAGCTGTTCCATTATTAGACGAGGATGATGGGGGTGTTTTGTTACTTAGCTGCTCCCTTGCAGATATAGCTACCACCTTCCATAAGATCTCCGGTAGCGATATTAGTATTATCGCTGATGATGAGATATCTCCTGAAAATGAGGCTAAATCCTACCCGTTATTGCCTGAATGGGGAGTGCGGGTAGAGGTGTTTACCCATGTAAATCGTAATTTACGTTTATTACAGGCGGTGGCTAGACATCATGCCCTAGCAACAATAGACACTCAGTCGGTATGGCAGAGCTATAGGGGTAGGGAATATGAAATTCAATTAATGGCGATAAAAACTGGGAGCGACGAAGGTTTACTGCGATTGGCCATCATTAGTGATTTAACTGATAAGCTGGCCGCTATTCAAGTGGAAGCTCAGAAAATCTTTCTAGGGGGTTTTATTGGTTTAGTGATCTCTGAGGCTTTACTGCTCATTTTATTAGAAATTGCTATAGTCCGCCTGCGACGCGTTGCGGTAAGTCTTCCTTATTTAGCCGATCATAATTTTGAGGCTACCCGAGAGAATCTTGAAAGCCCAGCTCGACAGCCTTGGTGGCAAGATGAGATTAGCGTGCTTGATAATGCAACTTTCACCCTTTCTTATCAGCTGGAGATTTTACAGACCGAGATACAGGAGCGAACCCTCCGTTTAGCCGAACGGAGTAATGATTTAATACGGGAACGAGATTTTGTCACTGGGTTGTTGAATACAGCGCCAGTGATTATTCTAACCCAAAATGCGGCTGGGCAAGTGACAATGCTAAATCGGCAAGGTCTGATGATCACCGGCTATAATATTGATGAAATTATGGGTCGGCCATTTAATAATCTTTTGGCAGGGAATAAAAATTTACCTAGGATCATTCAAGAGCTGGAAGAACTGCGAGTAGGCTACCGAGATCATCTACGCGTGGATATGGTACTTCGCAGCCGCAATGGCGAGCAGCGTATTATTTCTTGGCTTCACTCTCGATTAACCGCCCGATCCCCCTATGATGGTGTGCTTCTTAGCGTAGGTCATGATGTGACTGAAAGGAAGCAAGCTGAGCAAAAGCTCACTTGGTTAGCCGATCATGATCCCCTCACTGAGTTGTTTAATCGTCGTCGCTTTCAACATGAATTTGAGCAAATCTTAATAGATTCTCAGCACCATCAGCGCAATGGCAGCTTACTTTATTTTGATCTAGATCAATTTAAATACATCAATGACACTTATGGCCATCAGAGTGGGGATTTATTACTAAAAGCAGTGGCTGATAAGCTACGCCAAGTGATCCGAGCCAATGATATCGTCGCTCGTCTGGGAGGAGATGAGTTTGCTGTTGTTATTGCTGAATGTGACACTCAGGGAGCTATTCAAACCGCAAAAAGAGTATGTACTCAGTTAGGTGAGTTAGAGTTTCCAATTTTAGGGCATAGTCACTCTATTTCGGCCAGTATTGGCATTACCCTCTTTCCCCTTCATGGCGCAACGGCGCCTGAATTAATGGCCAATGCTGATCTAGCTATGTACCAGGCTAAAGATGCGGGTAGAGGCGGGTGGCATTTATTCTCAATTGATGAGAAAGCCCGTGATCAAATGCGAAAGCAAGTGTACTGGAAAGAGCAAATTGAGCAGGCACTTCGAGAGGATCGGTTTTTACTTTACTTCCAGCCCATATTGGAGATCAAAACAAACACTATTCACCATTATGAAGTACTGCTGCGCATGCGCGATAGTGAGGGAAAAATTATTATTTCTCCAGATAAATTTATTCCAGTCGCTGAAAAATCAGGCTTAATTCATGCCATAGATCATTTAGTGTTACGTAAGGCGATTACAAAGATATCCCAGCTTCCTCAGGAGCATAAGTTAACCTTCTCTATTAATCTGTCAGGGCGAGTTGTCGATGATCCTAATTTACTGCCGATCTTGGAGGGTCTATTAAACACTACTAATATTGATCCTTCTTTATTAATTTTTGAAATTACTGAGACAGCAGCGGTTGCCAATTTAGTAGCTGCAGAGAATTTTATCCGTAAAATCAAAGCCTATGGCTGTTATTTTGCCATGGACGATTTTGGTATGGGGTTTTCTTCTTTCTTCTATCTCAAGCATCTCCCCGTTGACTATATCAAAATAGACGGCACCTTTGTGCGTCAATTAGTTGAAAATCCTCAAGATCGGGTACTCATTAAAGCTTTAAGTGATATTGCTAAAGGGCTGGGTAAAAAATCCGTAGCCGAGTTTGTAGAAAGTGCTGAAATTCTAGCTTTACTACGGGAATACGGCGTGGATTATGCTCAAGGTTATTATGTGGGCCGACCAGATATATATATTGCTGAAACCCATAAATTTAGTAGAGGTAATAAATTAGTATGGTGTAGCGATGATCTTCGCTGGGCCAGAGCTGATAATACTGCATTGATATCTTCCTCTCCCCTAAACGACGAGGATTCTTGTGGTGAACAAGCCTAG
- a CDS encoding helix-turn-helix domain-containing protein, whose translation MKAYKLRFYSTDRQRKQLTKEFNACRYVWNWALKPIARLIRNEKRR comes from the coding sequence ATGAAAGCATATAAACTTAGATTTTATTCCACTGATCGCCAAAGAAAACAGCTCACTAAAGAGTTTAATGCCTGTCGTTACGTCTGGAACTGGGCATTAAAACCCATAGCGAGGCTTATAAGGAACGAAAAGAGGCGTTAA